The DNA window CGACCTCTATTTCACCGAGCGGCCGGGACGGATTCGTCGGATTCGAGATAACGACCACAAGATAATCGCCGACATGACGAACCGAATCGCGCACGCAGGCGAAGGTGGATTGCTCGGCCTCGCGTTCCACCCGAAAAACGAGAATCTGGCGTACACCTACCAGACCTACGAGTCCGGAGGAACGCTCCAAAACCGGGTCGTCCGCCACCGCGTCAGCGACGGGTTCGAACGGGAGACGGTCGTTCTCGATGGAATTCCGGCGGCGTCCAACCACGACGGTGGACGACTGTTGATTCACGACGACGCGCTGTTCGTCACCACCGGAGACGCGTCGGACCGCCAACGGGCACAGGACGTGGACTCGTTGGCCGGGAAGGTCCTCAGGCTGACGTTGGACGGACGGCCGCACCCGGAGAATCCGTTCGACAACGAGGTGTTCACCTACGGTCATCGAAATCCGCAAGGGTTGGCGTTCGACGAGGGGACCCTCTACAGCACGGAACACGGTCGCGACGTGAACGACGAAATCAACGTCCTCGAAGCGGGGAACAACTACGGGTGGCCCGACGTGACCGGGAAGAGCGACGAGTACGCGAACCCGATTGCGACCTACACGCCGACCATCGCGCCCGGCGGAGCGACGTTTTACGACGGTCCGATATCACAGTGGAAGGGCGACTTCTTCTTCGGGTCGCTCGTCGATACGCACCTTCACCGGGTACGAATCGACGGGCGGAACGTGGTCGAACAGGAGCGACTCCTCGACGGGGAGTACGGCCGCCTCCGGACCACCTTCACCGGACCGAACGGGGACTTGTACGTCATGACGAGCAACCAAGACGGGCGCGCGTCGAACCCGGCACCGCAGGACGACCGCATTCTCAAACTTCAGCCGGCGTAACCGCCGCAGTTCGTTCAGTTCGAAAACACTTCTGAATCCTGTCGTGCGAAGCTACCAAGTAGCATGGCGACGTATGTCATGGTATCCCATGAACGTCTGGGGGTGGATAATCCTGTACGTCGTCCTGTTCGTAGGCCTACAGCTCCTCATCTACCGGTATCTCCGGAGTGAGGACGATTCACCGCTGTTCGCGTCCACACCATCCGGACCGGACGGGCGGGTTCCCGACGACATCCATCGGGAGAGCATCCTCGAGGAGTTCAACGAAAGTGACTCGGACAGACGCGTCTGTCCACACTGCGGTACGGAAAACGGTACCGAGTACACGTTCTGCCGGGAGTGTATCGGCCCGCTCGGCGTGTGGTAGTCACGCTTTTCCCGGCCGCGCACCCACCGTGAGCTATGCCTCGCGCCGTCGCCATCAACGTCGCCGCTAACACGAACCAACCCGGCGTCCGCGGCCCGATATTCCCGGACGGGCGGTTCGAGTACCTCCCGATACCGGAATCGGAGCCGACCGCTCGCTCCGTTCCGACGTACGCCGACCTCGACACCACCGTCGAACTGCCGAGCGGAGCGGGGGAACTCCCCGTTCACCTCGACCCGGAGTTCGCGGAGTACCCCTGCTGTGAACGCTACACCTACGGGGACCCCTTCGGCGTGAAGGCCCGACCGCTGCTGTCGCTGACCGCGGGCGATTACGTCTTCTTCTACGCGACGCTCTCGACGGCCGGGGAACCAAAGCGCGAGTGGATCGCACCGGAGTGGGGGACGTACATCATCGGCCAGTTTCGGCTGGCGCGGGACCCGATTTCCGGCGCGGAGTTCGCGGAACTTCCGGCGGAGACGCGGGCGACGTTCGAGAACAACGCCCACCTGAAGCGCGAGGAGTTCGACGCGAAGGTGTTGGTGGCGGGGCGCGAAGACGGGTCGGAACTCTACGAGACGGCGGTTCCGTTGAGCAGCCCCGAAGCGGGAGTGACGGCGAACCGAATCGTAACCGAACTGTCGAGCGATTCGGGAAAGGGTCCGTGGTGGCGACGACCCATGAAATTCGGGGACGACGAGACGGAGGAACTGCTCGCCGTTCGACACGACGACGCCTTCGAACGCTGTTTTTGACGGCTCAGAAGAGCGGTACGGGTCGAAGCGAGTGCTTTTATGACGGTTGAATGTAAACGACCGAACAGAGAATTCAACAATCATATTTAAATTGTGATACTGGGAACGAGGTCATAACGGAGACCGGACCGATTCATCGACCGGCACCGAGTCCGTCGGTCCGCACGATGGTCGCAAGCGACCGACCAGACGGAGACACCGGAACATGGACAAGGACAAGCGAACCGAGCACGCGGGACTCGAAGCGGATTCGAAGCGGGACGACCCCGTTCTGACCGACATCTACCGCGTCATCACGGACACGGGACGATCGTTCGAACGGAAGGTCGAAGCGCTGTTGGAAATCGGCCGCGACGTCCTCGGAACGGAGTTCTGTGCCCTCTCCGCCGTCGATGGGGAGGAGTACGTCTTCGAATTCGTCCACGACCCGACGGACGAGACGGAAGCGGGAGACGTCGTTCCCGTGGCGGAGACGAACTGTCAGCGTACCATCGACACCGGGCAAACGGTCGCCCTCGCCGACATCGCCGCCGAAGCCCCGGAAATGACGTCCCGCGCCGGGTTCACCGACATGGGCGTCCGCTGCTACATCGGAACGCCGGTCGTTATCGACGACGACGTGTACGGCACCGTCTGCTTTTACGACAATCAGAACCGCATCGAGGAGTTCACCCAGTGGGAAATCACGCTCGTCGAGCTCATCGGGAAGTGGATCGGCGACGAACTGGAACGCGACCGCCGCGAGGCGGAACTCACCCGACGGAGAAACCGCCTTGCGGAGTTCGAAACCACCGTCACCCACGACCTCCGGACCCCGATACACGTCGCGCAAGCGTACGTCGAGTTCGCCCGCAAGGAACACGACACCGAGCACCTCGACGGCATCGAGGACGCGCTCGACCGAATCGAGGCACTCATCGACGACGCGCGTTCGCTCACCGACGCCGAAGCGAACGACATCGACGCCACCGCGGTGGACCTCGAACACGTCGTCGTGGACGCGTGGGTGACCACCGCGAACGACACCATAACGTTGGAGGTCGAGGACGGACTCGAACCCGTCGTGGGGAGCCACAGCCACCTCCAACGGGCCTTCGAAAACCTGATTCGAAACACGGTCGAACACGCCGACACCGGCGCGACGATTCGCGTCGGCACGCTCCCCGACCGCCCCGGCTTCTACTTCGAGGACGACGGCCACAGACTCTCCACCGACGAACACGGGCAGGTGTTCCACCCCAACGGAACAGACGACGACACGGGCCTCGGCACCGTCCGAGAGATTATCGACGCCCACGGCTGGTCGATTGCGGTAACGGACGGGACGAACGACGGCGTGCGATTCGAAATCGACGACGTGTAGAAGAGTGGAATGCACCGACCGGGAGTTGAACTGGGCGAGACGACCTCGCTTCGCTCGGCTGCGACTCGCGTGCACAACGCCCGTGAGCGCATCCGCTCGTCACGTTCGTTCCTCGCAGAATGCACCGACCGGGAGTTGAACCCGGGCTATAAGCTTGGGAAGCTTATGTCCTGCCACTAGACCACCGGTGCTCATTGCATTCGCACCGTGATTCGCAAATCCGTCGGATTTGCTCACCACCGGTGCACTTGGACCCATGTTTGAATCCATTCGAACGAGAGCGAGCGGTTGCTTCGTTTTCCCCTTCATTCCGCGCTCACTTCAACGTAGCGTTTCGGACGTTCGTCCAGAAATACGACACGGAGGAGAGGTTTTAGTCGCCCGCGTTCCTACGGCCATACATGATAGACCTCGAACTGTCGGACGAGGAACTCGACGCACGCCGCGACCACATCGTATCGTTCATCCGCGAGACGGTGGCGGACGCGGGAACCGAGACGGCGGTCCTCGGCCTGTCGGGCGGTATCGACAGCACGTTGACGGCCTACCTCGCGGCGGAGGCGCTGGGAACGGAGAACCTCCACGGACTCGTCATGCCCGGCGCGGTGAGTCGGGAGGACAACATGAGCGACGCCGAATGGGTCGCGTCGGAACTCGGAATCACCTACGACGTGTTCGAGATCAACCCCATCGTGGACTCGTTCCTCGACGCCTACTCGGAAGCCGAGGGCGACCACATGGCGGTCGGCAACGCCCGCGCCCGAACCCGCGCGGTGATGAACTACCTCGTCGCCAACCACGAGGGGTCGGTCGTCCTCGGAACCGGCAACCGAACCGAGGCGCTGGTGGGCTACTTCACGAAGTACGGCGACGGCGCGGTTGACTGTCACCCCATCGGCAACCTCTACAAGCAACAGGTGCGCCAACTCGCCAAGCACGTCGGCGCGCCGGACGAACTCGCCGAAAAGGAAGCGACAGCGGGGCTGTGGGCGGGACAGACCGACGAGGAGGAACTGGGCATCGACTACGACACGCTCGACGCGATTCTGGCGCTGCACGTTGACGGACCGCTGTCGGTTTCGGCGACCGCGCGACAGGTCGAGGGCGCGACGGCGGACGACGTTCGACGCATCGGCGAAATGTACGACCGAAGCGAGCACAAACGCGGCGTCCCGCCAGCGCCTGATCCGCTGTAGACTCTGTGTAGACCCGCTCTTCCGCTACTCGCGCCGCGCCGCGATATCGTCCGCGTTCGCCGCGACGAGCTCGCCGAACGACTCGGCTTCGCGGGCGAGTTGAACGTCCGTGGACGACCGGTCGCGGACGCGACCTTTGACGACGCGGAGCGCGTCCGGATCGTTCGCGGCGAGACGGTCGGCCACCTTCCGCGGTTGCGCTACGACGCGGGAGACGAGGCCCATCCGATGGGCGTCCTCGGCGGTCACGACGCGGCCGGTGAGTGCGAGGTCGAGCGCGTCGCCCATTCCAACGATTTCCGGGAGGCGGGTCGTACCGCCCCACGCGCCGAAGATGCCGAGGCGAACGCCCGGTTCGGCGAACGTCGCGTCGGGGGTAGCGACCCGCACGTCACAGGCCAACGCGAGTTCGACGCCGCCGCCGCGTGCCGCGCCGTCGATACCGGCGACGACGACGCTTTCTGCGTCTTCGATGTCGTTCGCCACGCGTTGTCCACTGGTAGCGAGTTCCGTCGCCGATTCGTCGTCCAATCCGGCCACCACGTCGAGGTCGGCGCCCGCGCAGAAGGCCGTACCCGCGCCACGGAGGTAGACGACCGGTTGCGCCGCTTCCCGGACCGCCTCGGAGAGAGCATCCAACCCGTCGAGGGTGAGCGCGTTCCGCCGTTCCGGGCGGTCGATGGTAACGATTCTAATTTTCGGGTCGTCCGTGACGCGAATCATACCATCACGTTGGAGACGCTTTCCAAAGGTCTTTGGCGATTCCGTCGTAAGACCCGACAATGGAAGAGGCCGTCCGGGCGCGCGGAGCTGCGCGCGAGGCTATCGGAGACATCACGCCAGCGCATCTCCGCGACCACATCGACGGACTACTGGAGTCATCGACGGTCGTCCCGGGGGTGTTGACGCTACTGAGCGCGCGAGCAGTCGAGAGCGGTGCCAGCACCGGCGAGGTCGAAAGTCGTGCCGCCGGAGTACAACTCATCTACGAAGGATTGGGACTCACGCGGACGCTCGCACGCGACGAGCCGTGGGACGGCGAACAGCCATACACGGAGAGCAACGTCGCCATCTTGGCCGCGGACGTGATGGTTTCTCGCGGATTTTCGCTGCTGGCCCGGACGGAGGCGGCCGACACGGCGGTTCGAACCGTCAAATCGTTCGGCCGGGACCAGACCGAACGCCGTGACGACCACGCACTCGAAACCGACGTGTTCGAACTCGCAATCGTCGCCGGAACGACGGCGACCGGCGGCGAAGTCCCGACGGGTATCCGCCGGTACGCGGAGCGACTCGCCACCTCGGTCGCGTACCGCGACTCGACGGAGATGCTCTTCGACGAGGCAGTGGACATACTGACGAAACTGTCGGGACGACGGCCGAACTGGCGCGACGAAACCACCTCGTCGGCCACCGACCCCTGACGCGAATCGAAACGCCTAAACCCGGTTCGGCGTGTAGAAATTAATACCCGCGCCTGGGTAGCTTAGCGGTAAAGCGCGTCCTTGGTAAGGACGAGAGCCCGGGTTCAAATCCCGGCCTAGGCTTGCTGTAACATGGTTAAATCCTGCGTATATAAACCCCCTCAGTGACCACCACGGTCATCTGGAGGTGGTTCTATGAGCCGCGACAGTTCACCGAGTCGTGGCTGTTCGATGCCCCGCTGCCCGCAAGACGCGGTCCACTCCGTTGGTCCCGGAGCACTCTGTGACTACCATTTCAGGCAGCTACATCTGGATACTGAAGGCAACGGAACGTCTGAGAATTCGTCGTC is part of the Haladaptatus paucihalophilus DX253 genome and encodes:
- a CDS encoding zinc ribbon domain-containing protein, translating into MSWYPMNVWGWIILYVVLFVGLQLLIYRYLRSEDDSPLFASTPSGPDGRVPDDIHRESILEEFNESDSDRRVCPHCGTENGTEYTFCRECIGPLGVW
- a CDS encoding DUF7114 family protein — protein: MEEAVRARGAAREAIGDITPAHLRDHIDGLLESSTVVPGVLTLLSARAVESGASTGEVESRAAGVQLIYEGLGLTRTLARDEPWDGEQPYTESNVAILAADVMVSRGFSLLARTEAADTAVRTVKSFGRDQTERRDDHALETDVFELAIVAGTTATGGEVPTGIRRYAERLATSVAYRDSTEMLFDEAVDILTKLSGRRPNWRDETTSSATDP
- a CDS encoding GAF domain-containing sensor histidine kinase yields the protein MDKDKRTEHAGLEADSKRDDPVLTDIYRVITDTGRSFERKVEALLEIGRDVLGTEFCALSAVDGEEYVFEFVHDPTDETEAGDVVPVAETNCQRTIDTGQTVALADIAAEAPEMTSRAGFTDMGVRCYIGTPVVIDDDVYGTVCFYDNQNRIEEFTQWEITLVELIGKWIGDELERDRREAELTRRRNRLAEFETTVTHDLRTPIHVAQAYVEFARKEHDTEHLDGIEDALDRIEALIDDARSLTDAEANDIDATAVDLEHVVVDAWVTTANDTITLEVEDGLEPVVGSHSHLQRAFENLIRNTVEHADTGATIRVGTLPDRPGFYFEDDGHRLSTDEHGQVFHPNGTDDDTGLGTVREIIDAHGWSIAVTDGTNDGVRFEIDDV
- a CDS encoding NAD+ synthase — protein: MIDLELSDEELDARRDHIVSFIRETVADAGTETAVLGLSGGIDSTLTAYLAAEALGTENLHGLVMPGAVSREDNMSDAEWVASELGITYDVFEINPIVDSFLDAYSEAEGDHMAVGNARARTRAVMNYLVANHEGSVVLGTGNRTEALVGYFTKYGDGAVDCHPIGNLYKQQVRQLAKHVGAPDELAEKEATAGLWAGQTDEEELGIDYDTLDAILALHVDGPLSVSATARQVEGATADDVRRIGEMYDRSEHKRGVPPAPDPL
- a CDS encoding PQQ-dependent sugar dehydrogenase; amino-acid sequence: MRRRTYLQSMALGITGLAGCIDSPGRSTGATTTNGERGVRVKTVAMNLEVPWGAAFSSNGDLYFTERPGRIRRIRDNDHKIIADMTNRIAHAGEGGLLGLAFHPKNENLAYTYQTYESGGTLQNRVVRHRVSDGFERETVVLDGIPAASNHDGGRLLIHDDALFVTTGDASDRQRAQDVDSLAGKVLRLTLDGRPHPENPFDNEVFTYGHRNPQGLAFDEGTLYSTEHGRDVNDEINVLEAGNNYGWPDVTGKSDEYANPIATYTPTIAPGGATFYDGPISQWKGDFFFGSLVDTHLHRVRIDGRNVVEQERLLDGEYGRLRTTFTGPNGDLYVMTSNQDGRASNPAPQDDRILKLQPA
- a CDS encoding enoyl-CoA hydratase/isomerase family protein, which produces MIRVTDDPKIRIVTIDRPERRNALTLDGLDALSEAVREAAQPVVYLRGAGTAFCAGADLDVVAGLDDESATELATSGQRVANDIEDAESVVVAGIDGAARGGGVELALACDVRVATPDATFAEPGVRLGIFGAWGGTTRLPEIVGMGDALDLALTGRVVTAEDAHRMGLVSRVVAQPRKVADRLAANDPDALRVVKGRVRDRSSTDVQLAREAESFGELVAANADDIAARRE
- a CDS encoding Nmad3 family putative nucleotide modification protein, whose protein sequence is MPRAVAINVAANTNQPGVRGPIFPDGRFEYLPIPESEPTARSVPTYADLDTTVELPSGAGELPVHLDPEFAEYPCCERYTYGDPFGVKARPLLSLTAGDYVFFYATLSTAGEPKREWIAPEWGTYIIGQFRLARDPISGAEFAELPAETRATFENNAHLKREEFDAKVLVAGREDGSELYETAVPLSSPEAGVTANRIVTELSSDSGKGPWWRRPMKFGDDETEELLAVRHDDAFERCF